In Phoenix dactylifera cultivar Barhee BC4 chromosome 11, palm_55x_up_171113_PBpolish2nd_filt_p, whole genome shotgun sequence, the following are encoded in one genomic region:
- the LOC103709030 gene encoding indole-3-pyruvate monooxygenase YUCCA2-like: MGSWGEIEGKRVHDPSFHLFRHHHPSDRYCKDMKAAAVCKAERCVWVPGPVIVGAGPSGLAVAACLKEKGVPSVVLERSHCIASLWQLKTYDRLHLHLPKQYCELPLMAFPSYFPTYPTKEQFVAYLEAYASRFDIRPVFDRMVVSAEYDERIRLWRVRTRGAEEEGVEEYVTRWLVAATGENAEAVVPDIDGMEDFNGTIMHTSLYKRGDMFEGKKVLVVGCGNSGMEVCLDLCNHNALPYIVARDSVHILPREMLGWSTFGLSMWLLKWLPMRTVDSFLLLASRLMLGDTARFGLRRPRLGPLELKSLSGKTPVLDVGTLAKIKSGDVKVRPAIKRLTGRGAEFVDGRLEDFDAIVLATGYKSNVPSWLKEREFFSEKDGLPRKPFPNGWKGKQGLYAVGFTRRGLMGASMDARRIAHDIEQCWKAEAKQPP, translated from the exons ATGGGCAGTTGGGGGGAGATAGAAGGTAAAAGAGTTCATGATCCGTCCTTCCATCTCTTCCGCCATCATCATCCGAGTGATCGTTACTGTAAGGATATGAAAGCTGCCGCCGTTTGCAAGGCTGAGAGGTGCGTTTGGGTCCCGGGGCCCGTCATCGTAGGTGCAGGACCGTCGGGACTCGCTGTGGCTGCATGCCTCAAAGAGAAGGGAGTCCCGAGCGTGGTCCTCGAGAGGTCTCACTGCATCGCCTCTCTGTGGCAGCTCAAGACCTACGATCGCCTCCACCTCCACCTCCCGAAGCAGTACTGCGAGCTGCCTCTCATGGCATTCCCTTCGTATTTCCCCACATACCCCACCAAGGAACAGTTCGTGGCCTACCTCGAGGCCTACGCGAGCCGGTTCGACATCCGACCTGTGTTTGATCGTATGGTGGTCAGCGCGGAGTATGATGAGAGAATTAGACTGTGGAGGGTGAGAACCAggggagctgaggaggaaggagtGGAGGAGTATGTAACTCGGTGGCTGGTCGCGGCCACCGGGGAGAATGCGGAGGCTGTGGTGCCTGACATCGACGGCATGGAGGACTTCAATGGCACCATCATGCACACAAGCTTATATAAGAGGGGTGACATGTTCGAGGGGAAGAAGGTCCTTGTGGTTGGATGCGGCAATTCCGGCATGGAAGTCTGCTTGGACCTCTGCAACCACAACGCTCTCCCTTATATTGTCGCAAGAGATTCG GTCCACATTTTGCCCAGGGAGATGCTGGGCTGGTCCACTTTTGGTCTCTCCATGTGGCTTCTGAAGTGGCTCCCCATGCGGACGGTGGACTCCTTTTTGCTGCTCGCTTCCAGGCTCATGCTCGGTGACACCGCCCGGTTTGGCCTCAGGCGGCCCCGCCTCGGCCCCCTCGAGCTCAAGTCACTCTCCGGCAAGACCCCAGTACTCGACGTCGGGACGCTAGCTAAGATCAAGTCTGGTGATGTCAAG GTTCGCCCTGCGATAAAGAGATTGACAGGACGCGGAGCAGAATTCGTGGATGGGAGATTGGAGGACTTCGACGCTATCGTCCTCGCCACCGGCTACAAAAGCAACGTACCCTCTTGGCTGAAG GAGAGGGAGTTCTTCTCAGAGAAAGACGGGCTACCAAGGAAACCATTCCCAAATGGTTGGAAGGGGAAGCAAGGCCTCTATGCGGTAGGGTTCACGAGGCGGGGGTTGATGGGGGCATCCATGGATGCGAGGAGGATAGCTCATGACATCGAACAGTGCTGGAAGGCCGAGGCAAAACAACCACCATAG